The Pirellulales bacterium genome segment GCCGTTGAATTCACGGCTGGATGGCGCGCGGGCTGCCGAGCGCTTCGACGTGCGGCTTCCCGATTGGCGCACGGCGCTGGCTGCCGCCTTTCCCGCGATTGTCATCGCGAACCGTAAAACCTGATGGACTCGCCTCCGTATAATGCGCCGGAAACCCCGTCCCATTGAACGTCCGCGATGAGTAACCGCACGACCAACGTCCGGCAAAGCCTTGGCTTCATGGTGCGGTCGCTGCGCCACCGCAACTTCGCGTTATTCTTCAGCGGCCAACTCGTGTCGCTCGTCGGCACCTGGCTCAGCCTGGTAGCGACCAGTTGGCTGGTCTATCGGCTGACGCGCGATTCCGCGTCGGGGCACTCCGCGTTCATGCTGGGCGTGGTGAATTTCGCCGCTCAGATACCCATCTTTCTGCTGGCGCCCTTGGCCGGCGTGTGGCTCGACCGCTGGAATCGCCACCGGGTGCTGCAGGCCACTCAGACCTTGTCGATGGTACAGTCCTTCGCGATGGGGTACCTGGTGCTGTCGGAGCACATCACGCTGGTTCAGATCATCGCCTTGAGCATCTTTCAGGGCATCGTGAACGCTCTGGATATTCTCACGCGGCAATCGTTCCTCGTGCAGATGATCGACGAGCCCGAGGACCTGAGCAACGCCATCGCGCTGAATTCGTCGATGGTACAGGCCGCGCGCCTGGTGGGCCCGGCCGTGGCGGGCTTCTTGATCTACGCGTTCGGCGAGGGACTGTGCTTCGTGATCGACGGTTTCAGCTTTCTGGCCGTGCTTGGCGCCCTGTTGGCCATGCGCATTGCGCCGCGACCGGCAACACAAAAACATTTGCCGGTGACTTCGGCGCTTTGGCAGGGCCTGGTGTATGCCTTCGGGTTCGCACCGATTCGTGCGCTACTCTCGATCGTCGCCATCGTCAGCTTGATGGCGATGTCACAATCCGTACTCATGCCAATCTATGCCAACCAGATCCTCGGCGGGAACGAGCGCACGCTCGGCATTCTGTTAGGCAGTGCCGGGATGGGCGCTTTGGCGGGCGCTATTTACCTCACCTCACGCCGCAGCGTGCTGGGACTGGGGCGCGTGATCGTGATCGGCAGCGTCGCGCTGGGCGCGGCAATGATCGTACTCGCGTCGTCGAGCCATCTTGTTCTGTCTTTGGCCGCGCTCGTGGTGGCCGGTGCGGCGATGTTGGTTCAGGCCGCTTCGTGCAACACGCTGCTGCAAACGATTGTCGACGAAGACAAACGCGGTCGCGTGATGAGCCTGTTCGCCATGGCCTTCATGGGCATGGCTCCGTTCGGCAGTTTGCTGGCCGGCAGCGTGGCCACGGAACTGGGCATCCGCTGGACGCTGGCCTTGGCCGGCCTGGTGTGCGTAACCGCTGGCGGCATTTTTGCCCTGCATCTGCGTGCGATTCGTCCGCTCATTCGGCCGATTTATATTGCCAAGGGCATCCTGCCCGCCGTCGTCGCTGATCCCCAAGCGGCTACCGACATTCCGGCCGACGAACTCGCGGCGCTCAGCG includes the following:
- a CDS encoding MFS transporter encodes the protein MSNRTTNVRQSLGFMVRSLRHRNFALFFSGQLVSLVGTWLSLVATSWLVYRLTRDSASGHSAFMLGVVNFAAQIPIFLLAPLAGVWLDRWNRHRVLQATQTLSMVQSFAMGYLVLSEHITLVQIIALSIFQGIVNALDILTRQSFLVQMIDEPEDLSNAIALNSSMVQAARLVGPAVAGFLIYAFGEGLCFVIDGFSFLAVLGALLAMRIAPRPATQKHLPVTSALWQGLVYAFGFAPIRALLSIVAIVSLMAMSQSVLMPIYANQILGGNERTLGILLGSAGMGALAGAIYLTSRRSVLGLGRVIVIGSVALGAAMIVLASSSHLVLSLAALVVAGAAMLVQAASCNTLLQTIVDEDKRGRVMSLFAMAFMGMAPFGSLLAGSVATELGIRWTLALAGLVCVTAGGIFALHLRAIRPLIRPIYIAKGILPAVVADPQAATDIPADELAALSEAGALKSAAVERDSAANRSD